The Brachyspira hyodysenteriae ATCC 27164 genome includes a window with the following:
- a CDS encoding gamma-glutamyltransferase family protein produces MDFYDNTYSSKRNVVFGRNIVSTSNILASQAGLEILKKGGNAIDAAIATAAALTVVEPTSNGLGGDAFAIINFENNLYAINGSGFSPKNLDVDKILSLNLDKMPTYGLLPVTVGGIPATWATLVKKFGKLKLIDVLEPAIRYAKEGYAVQPQVALDWKESYYVYLKESDKLKKEEFRYWFDTFTFNGRTPELGEIVKLPYHAKTLEDIGNTNAECIYRGEYAEKIDAFMKKYGGYLSKEDLNEYYPEFVTPITTNYRGYDIYEIPPNGHGITVLMALNILSNFDLKDLTPLESTHYKIEALKLAFIDTKKYVADIYHMKTSIEEMLSKEYAIKRASLIRINKALEPINHIFSSGDTVYLATADSDGNMVSYIQSNYCAFGSGIVIPETGIALQNRGANFSLDPNSDNFIAPHKKPYHTIIPAFICKDSKPYAALGVMGAFMQPQGHLQVMSNLIDHDLNPQAALDKPRWQWVGEKNIELEYNFDDELFSELLSLGHNVTKKPHITNFGYFGRGQVILKNNKDVYFAGCDGRTDSAAAAF; encoded by the coding sequence ATGGATTTTTATGATAATACTTACTCATCTAAGAGAAATGTAGTTTTTGGAAGAAATATAGTTTCTACAAGTAATATACTAGCATCTCAGGCAGGACTTGAAATATTAAAGAAAGGCGGAAATGCTATTGATGCGGCAATTGCAACAGCAGCTGCACTTACAGTTGTTGAGCCTACTTCAAATGGTTTGGGAGGCGATGCTTTTGCTATAATAAATTTTGAAAATAATTTGTATGCTATCAATGGAAGCGGATTTTCTCCAAAGAATTTAGATGTTGATAAAATATTATCTCTTAATCTTGATAAAATGCCTACTTACGGACTTTTGCCTGTAACTGTTGGAGGAATACCAGCAACTTGGGCAACACTTGTAAAAAAGTTCGGTAAATTAAAACTTATAGATGTACTTGAACCTGCTATTAGATATGCTAAAGAAGGTTATGCTGTTCAGCCTCAAGTGGCTCTCGATTGGAAAGAATCTTATTATGTATATTTAAAAGAATCTGATAAATTAAAAAAAGAAGAGTTTAGATATTGGTTTGATACATTTACTTTTAATGGCAGAACTCCTGAACTTGGTGAAATAGTCAAACTTCCATATCATGCTAAAACTTTAGAGGATATAGGAAACACAAATGCAGAATGTATTTATAGAGGAGAGTATGCTGAAAAGATAGATGCATTTATGAAAAAGTATGGAGGATATTTATCTAAAGAAGATTTAAATGAATATTATCCTGAATTTGTTACTCCAATAACTACTAATTATAGAGGTTATGATATTTATGAGATTCCGCCTAATGGACATGGCATTACAGTATTAATGGCTTTGAATATTTTATCTAATTTTGATTTAAAAGATTTAACACCATTAGAAAGCACTCATTATAAAATAGAGGCATTAAAATTGGCATTCATAGATACAAAAAAATATGTTGCTGATATTTATCACATGAAAACTTCTATTGAAGAAATGCTTTCAAAAGAATATGCTATTAAAAGAGCTTCATTGATAAGAATAAATAAAGCATTAGAACCTATAAATCATATATTCTCATCAGGCGATACTGTGTATCTAGCAACTGCAGATAGCGATGGAAATATGGTTTCTTATATACAAAGTAATTACTGTGCATTCGGTTCAGGTATAGTGATTCCTGAAACAGGCATAGCATTGCAAAATAGGGGTGCTAATTTTTCACTAGATCCAAATTCAGATAATTTTATAGCACCACATAAAAAGCCTTATCATACAATAATACCAGCATTTATATGTAAGGACTCAAAACCTTATGCGGCTTTAGGTGTTATGGGAGCTTTCATGCAGCCTCAGGGACATTTACAGGTTATGAGTAATTTAATAGATCATGATTTAAATCCACAGGCAGCATTGGATAAACCTAGATGGCAATGGGTAGGGGAAAAGAATATAGAATTAGAATACAATTTTGATGATGAATTATTTTCAGAACTTTTATCATTGGGGCATAATGTTACTAAAAAGCCTCATATTACAAATTTCGGATATTTTGGAAGGGGACAAGTTATATTAAAAAATAATAAAGATGTTTACTTTGCTGGATGCGATGGAAGAACTGATTCTGCTGCAGCTGCATTTTAA
- a CDS encoding tetratricopeptide repeat protein, with product MGKLYSLEEIEKIINDFIVHSLDEDYEKITEIISMFNESLTEYEDYNKALFLLGMAYYSTWQFECIDIFKKAAVLEKDNDKYWYFLSKSYFEKAKYDKSKKIIKKTLKLNTNDSAYWFLLGRIYFISKDYKKSLRFYKRAMMINNTNIVDRENSIYHYIRYISENYFQLKKYNKVIEYYEKIDKEYDFNEYDYMYLALSYKKIKNYDKAIENFKKALDINNRSYLYNEESPCINHLAKTYIKLGRYREAIELYKDFIKKESNGNGLILIPYSLNGIDDYKYLITAFDELIEEESHNLNYYNDLFSIYKFNLNLYDKAIEVYEKYISNNLNIESDIYEKLSSLYSQVFRYDKAIETYNKLIELNGENETYYSSLGELYNIIGDYDKAVYFYEKAINIENIYQNTFEEICILLIDLYSKLSRFDDRNALMSRVYNYYLNEEDYKNIANLYIHIGEKDKAIEIYKKIIELDTYNNIDCTNYYVKIADLYKEINQENTAKEYYQKAIDIYENKLKTDDSGYYLGLLCDLYMTIGNKDKAVLYYKEYIEMLIKESKAEMENEGTDHIGWSKALEIAASYRKIGDTENAIKYYEYALYDNADLEYCYDSIAEIYDEINEKEKSKEYYQKSIELHKKYFETHSYHCDSLKEMAKLYLKIDDKEKAKECYKKVLDINIYDNEAKDYLEKLNI from the coding sequence ATGGGAAAATTATATTCTTTGGAAGAAATAGAGAAAATTATTAATGATTTTATTGTCCATTCATTGGATGAAGATTATGAGAAAATAACTGAAATTATTAGTATGTTTAATGAATCATTAACTGAATATGAAGACTATAATAAAGCTTTATTTTTATTAGGTATGGCTTATTATTCAACTTGGCAATTTGAATGTATAGATATATTTAAAAAGGCTGCTGTATTAGAAAAAGATAATGATAAATATTGGTATTTTTTATCTAAATCTTATTTTGAAAAAGCCAAATATGATAAGTCTAAAAAAATTATTAAAAAAACATTAAAATTAAATACCAACGATTCTGCTTATTGGTTTTTATTAGGAAGAATTTATTTTATATCAAAAGATTATAAGAAGTCATTGCGTTTTTATAAAAGAGCTATGATGATAAATAATACTAATATTGTTGATAGAGAAAATAGTATTTATCATTATATACGATATATTTCAGAGAATTATTTTCAATTAAAAAAATATAATAAAGTTATAGAGTATTATGAGAAAATAGACAAAGAATATGATTTCAATGAATATGATTATATGTATTTGGCTTTATCATATAAAAAAATAAAAAATTATGATAAGGCTATAGAAAATTTCAAAAAAGCATTAGATATTAATAATCGAAGTTATTTATATAATGAAGAATCTCCATGCATAAATCATTTAGCAAAAACATATATAAAGCTAGGTAGGTATAGAGAAGCAATCGAATTATATAAAGATTTTATAAAAAAAGAATCTAATGGAAATGGATTGATACTTATTCCATATAGTCTTAATGGTATAGATGATTATAAATATTTAATAACAGCTTTTGATGAACTTATAGAAGAAGAGTCTCATAATTTAAATTATTATAATGATCTTTTTTCTATATATAAATTTAATTTAAATTTATATGATAAGGCTATTGAAGTGTATGAAAAATATATCTCTAATAATTTAAATATAGAGTCTGATATTTATGAGAAATTATCTTCTTTATATTCTCAAGTATTTAGATATGATAAGGCTATTGAAACATATAATAAATTAATAGAACTAAATGGAGAAAATGAAACTTATTATAGTTCTCTTGGAGAGCTTTATAACATAATAGGGGATTATGATAAAGCTGTATATTTTTATGAAAAGGCTATCAATATTGAAAATATTTATCAAAACACTTTCGAAGAAATTTGCATATTGCTTATAGATTTATATAGCAAACTTTCAAGATTTGATGACAGAAATGCTCTTATGAGTAGGGTTTATAATTATTATCTTAACGAAGAAGATTATAAGAATATAGCCAATTTATATATTCACATAGGAGAAAAAGATAAAGCTATAGAAATTTATAAAAAAATAATAGAATTAGATACCTATAATAATATAGATTGTACAAATTATTATGTAAAGATTGCTGATCTTTATAAAGAAATAAATCAAGAAAATACAGCGAAAGAATATTATCAAAAAGCTATAGATATATACGAAAACAAATTAAAAACAGATGATTCAGGATATTATTTAGGATTATTATGCGATTTGTATATGACTATTGGTAATAAAGATAAAGCTGTTTTATATTATAAAGAATATATAGAAATGCTTATCAAAGAAAGTAAAGCAGAAATGGAAAATGAAGGAACTGATCATATCGGTTGGTCTAAGGCATTAGAAATAGCAGCTTCATATAGAAAAATAGGAGATACAGAGAATGCTATAAAATATTATGAATATGCTTTATATGATAATGCGGATCTTGAATACTGTTATGATTCAATTGCAGAAATCTATGATGAGATTAATGAAAAAGAAAAATCAAAAGAATATTATCAAAAGTCAATAGAGCTTCATAAGAAATATTTTGAAACACATTCATATCATTGTGATAGTTTAAAAGAAATGGCAAAATTATATTTAAAAATTGATGATAAAGAAAAAGCGAAAGAATGTTATAAAAAAGTTTTGGATATAAATATTTATGATAATGAAGCTAAAGATTATTTAGAAAAATTGAATATATAA
- a CDS encoding Pr6Pr family membrane protein — protein MTKTNFSIIYKIIIIIIGSFAVLHGFFYDNFKLDIETAYYFTYQSNILVIVYFILDIINIIKKKETFYPRFKGAVTMSITVTFLVYHFLLSPTADDYKGLYYIRNIILHYILPIMTIFDYIIFDKKGIYKIVDPLLWLIIPFVYFAFILIRARIGSPFSDGSYYPYFFVDIDKYGLKTVLRNVFFITLFFDFLGYIEYFIDRFFNKVISKHNK, from the coding sequence ATGACAAAAACTAATTTTTCTATAATATACAAAATAATAATAATTATAATTGGTTCTTTCGCTGTGCTTCATGGATTTTTTTATGATAATTTTAAACTTGATATAGAAACAGCATACTATTTCACATATCAAAGTAATATACTTGTGATAGTTTATTTTATTTTGGATATTATTAATATTATAAAGAAAAAAGAAACATTTTATCCAAGATTTAAAGGTGCAGTTACAATGTCAATAACTGTTACATTTTTAGTATATCATTTTTTATTAAGTCCTACAGCAGATGATTATAAGGGACTTTATTATATAAGAAATATTATACTTCATTATATACTTCCAATTATGACTATTTTTGATTATATTATTTTTGATAAGAAAGGCATTTATAAAATAGTTGATCCTTTGCTTTGGCTTATAATACCATTTGTATATTTTGCTTTTATACTTATAAGAGCTAGAATAGGAAGTCCTTTTTCCGATGGAAGTTATTATCCTTACTTTTTTGTTGATATAGATAAATACGGACTTAAAACAGTATTAAGAAATGTATTTTTTATAACTTTGTTTTTTGATTTCTTAGGCTATATAGAATATTTTATTGACAGATTTTTTAACAAAGTGATTAGTAAACATAATAAATAA
- a CDS encoding FMN-binding protein: MSLKKVLFLVVTVLFAASLFLFAQGKVDLAKVPDGTYLGNYKATYKTAKGDYQAKVTVAGGKLTKVVLTKCAHSTGPARGKAAYDKMIKANNIYVDGVSGATWVALVEDALTKLTPAK; the protein is encoded by the coding sequence ATGAGTCTTAAAAAAGTTTTATTTTTGGTAGTTACAGTTCTTTTCGCTGCTAGCTTGTTCCTATTTGCTCAAGGAAAAGTTGACTTGGCTAAAGTACCTGATGGTACATACTTAGGAAACTATAAAGCTACTTACAAAACAGCTAAAGGTGACTATCAAGCTAAAGTTACTGTTGCTGGCGGTAAATTAACAAAAGTTGTATTAACAAAATGTGCACACAGCACTGGTCCTGCTAGAGGAAAAGCTGCTTATGACAAAATGATCAAAGCTAACAACATCTATGTTGACGGTGTAAGCGGTGCTACTTGGGTTGCATTAGTAGAAGATGCTTTAACTAAATTAACTCCTGCTAAGTAA
- a CDS encoding TolB-like translocation protein produces MKKLYIISIVFLLLCARGFTQVYTFQIGEKLNNSYILSETNYAIIIEKNSANSGKTFDIIYKDARLTGYKDAGNIKILPNGTLIATMLKTSLGKDMWVVIYGNIEQEFDSIEREIYSGNNSIIFTRLMDYGVAVINGEAKVQYSELYDSVINDNSYAFSYSRDGQYFVNINGEEKQVSSKADRLKFSNDGNNIVYVIENEGNAVIFTGSTDSENFVLVDDLASFNNNSIAYAVKMLPQTMTNDTNTMMTNGTNMMMNDTNSMMTNDIITNTTTVTNYNLSNVSVYTNEEGVTVKGQSNTIALMVVTNVITNIRYNELPDLPAAADSTNSIITNEFIMTSVVANGRNYGEFNSVTNMSFSPDGKTLVFVNINSNNTMQLYVGGNMTTNYDMIHNYKYSDDSKILAYSAQTNNVSFLIVNGKRLPRNFDKINDIYFSENNSLVYNASINGREYIMANDFESPSYNRITSFKFLGDSFAFTAERLGKHYYFILNKNNSVRREFGGYDYVSAMDNNQTDALSIVSDGKNVFIIKNGMIVNNQQ; encoded by the coding sequence ATGAAAAAGTTATACATTATATCTATAGTATTTCTTTTATTATGTGCAAGAGGCTTCACTCAAGTATACACATTTCAAATCGGAGAAAAACTAAATAACTCATATATTTTATCAGAAACAAATTATGCAATCATAATAGAAAAAAATAGCGCCAATTCTGGAAAAACTTTTGACATAATATATAAAGATGCCAGATTAACAGGCTATAAAGATGCCGGAAATATAAAAATACTTCCTAATGGAACTTTAATTGCCACTATGTTAAAAACTTCTCTTGGTAAAGATATGTGGGTTGTAATATATGGAAATATTGAACAGGAATTCGATTCTATAGAAAGAGAAATATACTCAGGAAACAATTCTATAATATTTACCAGATTAATGGATTACGGAGTAGCTGTTATAAATGGAGAAGCTAAAGTACAGTATTCTGAATTATATGACAGTGTTATTAATGATAATTCTTATGCTTTTTCTTATTCAAGGGACGGACAGTATTTTGTAAATATTAATGGAGAAGAAAAACAAGTATCCTCTAAAGCAGACAGACTTAAATTCTCAAATGACGGAAACAATATAGTATATGTTATAGAAAATGAAGGAAATGCTGTTATATTTACAGGAAGTACTGACAGCGAAAATTTTGTATTAGTAGATGATTTAGCTTCATTCAATAATAATAGTATAGCTTATGCTGTAAAAATGCTTCCTCAAACGATGACTAATGATACTAATACCATGATGACAAATGGTACTAATATGATGATGAATGATACTAATTCAATGATGACTAATGATATAATAACAAATACAACAACTGTTACAAATTATAATTTATCTAATGTAAGTGTATATACAAATGAAGAAGGAGTAACAGTAAAAGGACAATCAAATACTATAGCTTTAATGGTTGTAACAAATGTAATAACAAATATAAGATACAATGAATTACCTGATCTTCCTGCAGCAGCTGATTCTACAAATTCAATTATTACTAATGAATTTATTATGACAAGTGTTGTAGCTAATGGAAGAAATTACGGAGAATTTAATTCAGTAACTAATATGTCATTCTCACCTGACGGAAAAACATTAGTATTTGTAAATATTAATAGTAATAATACTATGCAGTTATATGTAGGCGGTAATATGACTACTAATTATGATATGATACATAATTATAAATATTCTGATGACAGTAAAATATTAGCCTACTCAGCACAGACAAATAATGTATCATTTTTAATAGTTAATGGTAAAAGACTTCCTAGAAATTTTGATAAAATAAATGATATATATTTCTCTGAAAATAATAGTTTGGTTTATAATGCTTCTATAAATGGAAGAGAATATATAATGGCTAATGACTTTGAAAGCCCTTCTTATAATAGAATAACTTCATTTAAGTTTTTAGGAGATTCATTTGCATTTACTGCTGAAAGACTAGGCAAACATTATTACTTTATATTAAATAAAAATAACTCTGTAAGAAGAGAATTCGGCGGATATGATTATGTATCTGCTATGGATAATAATCAAACAGATGCTTTATCAATAGTATCTGACGGAAAGAATGTTTTTATAATAAAAAATGGAATGATAGTAAATAATCAACAATAG
- a CDS encoding ribonuclease J — protein sequence MNNNDKIRIIPLGGVQEIGMNMTVIEYGNEVLIVDCGFMFPRYHMLGIDYVIPDTSYLEDKNIIGLILTHGHEDHIGAIPHFLRKFPDIPIYGSRLTLAFLRAKLNDYKNEYKDTKLYEVEPRNKIQLGMNFDIEFIRVNHSIPDGVGIAITTPLGVIIHTGDFKIDLNPTTDKFIDLYKFAEYGENGVLLMLADSTNCQRDGFSMSESVVQNNMTPLFDYSDGMIIVAVFASSIERIQDLVTAAKVNNKFVAFSGRSLIKFTKIAQDMGYLNLYDIVIPIDKINRYPREKIVCITTGTQGEPYSSLSLIAAEAHKHIKVEDGDMVIFSSSVIPGNEMAVTRMINNLFDLGAKMVGEDKKLLHVSGHASSEDLKLMYRLVKPKYFIPIHGEKRHLITHIKLVENLNGLDTKGFLLYNGDVLEIDETLEAKITEPIEIRNIYVDGKGVGDLEESIFYDREQLSLNGVVVANVVAKKNSTGQYDIKVDLESKGFTYTGGEKEGIINKTEQLREEGISSAIEAVRKLLNRNKRTPSTIKYEVREALRKKFIQIIGREPVIFVCLYMDHVYVEQSYNINDENNNAVKNNIENIENNNDEEKTKCHTKKKKRIKKTVTKKNTSQIKRLKSKKKKAAKES from the coding sequence ATGAATAATAATGATAAAATAAGAATCATACCTCTTGGCGGAGTACAAGAAATAGGTATGAATATGACTGTTATAGAATATGGAAATGAAGTTTTAATAGTAGACTGCGGATTTATGTTCCCTAGATATCACATGCTTGGTATAGATTATGTGATTCCTGATACTTCATATTTAGAAGATAAAAATATCATAGGACTTATACTTACTCATGGGCATGAAGATCATATAGGAGCAATACCTCATTTCCTTAGAAAATTTCCTGATATTCCTATATATGGTTCAAGACTTACTTTGGCTTTTTTAAGAGCTAAATTAAATGATTATAAAAATGAATACAAAGATACAAAATTATATGAAGTTGAGCCTAGAAATAAAATACAGTTAGGAATGAATTTCGATATAGAGTTTATAAGGGTTAATCATAGTATACCTGACGGTGTAGGAATAGCTATAACAACACCTCTTGGAGTTATAATACATACAGGAGATTTCAAAATAGATTTGAATCCTACAACAGATAAATTTATAGATCTATATAAATTTGCTGAATATGGAGAAAACGGAGTTCTTCTTATGCTGGCAGATTCCACAAACTGTCAGAGAGACGGATTTTCTATGAGTGAAAGTGTTGTTCAAAACAATATGACTCCCCTTTTCGACTATTCTGACGGTATGATTATAGTTGCCGTATTTGCAAGCAGTATAGAAAGAATACAGGATTTAGTAACCGCAGCAAAAGTTAATAATAAATTCGTAGCATTTTCAGGAAGAAGTTTAATAAAGTTCACAAAAATTGCTCAGGATATGGGATATTTAAATCTTTATGATATAGTTATACCTATAGACAAAATAAACAGATATCCTAGAGAAAAAATAGTATGCATAACCACAGGAACTCAGGGAGAGCCTTATTCTTCTCTATCACTTATAGCTGCAGAAGCTCATAAGCATATTAAAGTAGAAGACGGCGATATGGTTATATTTTCATCAAGCGTTATACCTGGTAATGAAATGGCTGTTACTAGAATGATAAATAATCTGTTTGATCTTGGTGCTAAAATGGTTGGCGAGGATAAAAAACTTCTTCATGTATCAGGACATGCTTCAAGCGAAGATTTAAAATTGATGTACAGATTAGTAAAACCGAAATATTTTATTCCAATACATGGTGAGAAAAGACATTTAATCACTCATATAAAATTAGTTGAGAATTTAAATGGATTAGATACAAAAGGATTCCTTCTTTATAATGGAGATGTACTTGAAATAGATGAAACTTTAGAAGCAAAAATCACAGAGCCTATAGAAATAAGAAATATATATGTTGATGGCAAAGGCGTAGGAGATTTGGAAGAAAGTATATTCTATGATAGAGAACAATTATCTCTTAACGGCGTAGTAGTTGCCAATGTTGTAGCAAAGAAAAACTCTACAGGGCAATATGATATAAAAGTTGATTTAGAAAGCAAAGGTTTTACATATACAGGCGGAGAAAAAGAAGGTATAATAAATAAAACAGAACAGTTAAGAGAAGAAGGAATAAGTTCTGCAATAGAAGCAGTTAGAAAATTATTAAATAGAAATAAAAGAACTCCTTCTACAATAAAATACGAAGTGAGAGAAGCTCTTCGTAAAAAATTTATTCAGATAATAGGCAGAGAACCTGTAATATTTGTATGCCTATATATGGATCATGTTTATGTAGAGCAATCATATAATATTAACGATGAAAATAATAATGCTGTTAAAAATAATATAGAAAATATAGAAAACAATAATGATGAGGAGAAAACAAAATGTCATACGAAGAAGAAAAAGAGAATCAAGAAAACAGTAACGAAGAAGAATACATCGCAAATAAAAAGACTGAAATCAAAAAAGAAAAAAGCGGCAAAAGAGAGTTAA
- the sppA gene encoding signal peptide peptidase SppA, which yields MSYEEEKENQENSNEEEYIANKKTEIKKEKSGKRELIFTILIIISIIVGAASIFLKNENNNINITSNINSTIQAQTALKDGIAIIDLSGVITHVSRKNGLGIEYPSVTEKLISDFEYYFKHPKVKAIVLQVDSPGGSLTSCEEALKYLKDLKKKYPKPIVASFRSMAASGGYYISMIADKIYANESTLTGSIGVISQFFNVSELMDKYGIKMYTIKSGRNKDSLSPFREPREDELAYWQDMTDEFVGQFTNVVEQSRGDKIKGNREDIFDGRVFSGKKALEVGLIDSIGTLNDAVKDAAEMGGIEDEEPYIIKKPKEKNDVFNLLFANISESIKPKSSLPFPYDEIMSTKYIGVPMYIYIPNYNGVN from the coding sequence ATGTCATACGAAGAAGAAAAAGAGAATCAAGAAAACAGTAACGAAGAAGAATACATCGCAAATAAAAAGACTGAAATCAAAAAAGAAAAAAGCGGCAAAAGAGAGTTAATATTCACAATATTAATAATAATATCAATAATTGTAGGTGCAGCAAGCATATTTTTAAAAAATGAAAATAATAATATAAATATAACAAGTAATATTAATTCTACTATACAAGCACAAACCGCATTAAAAGATGGAATAGCCATAATAGATCTTAGCGGAGTAATAACCCATGTAAGCAGAAAAAACGGTTTGGGTATAGAATATCCTTCTGTAACAGAAAAACTTATTTCAGATTTTGAATATTATTTTAAACATCCAAAAGTTAAAGCTATTGTACTTCAGGTTGATAGTCCTGGAGGTTCTTTAACATCATGCGAAGAGGCTTTAAAATATTTAAAAGATTTAAAAAAGAAATACCCTAAGCCAATAGTAGCATCTTTCAGATCAATGGCGGCAAGCGGAGGATATTATATATCTATGATAGCTGATAAAATATATGCTAATGAATCTACTCTTACAGGAAGTATAGGGGTTATATCTCAATTCTTTAATGTTTCAGAATTGATGGATAAATATGGAATAAAAATGTATACAATAAAAAGCGGAAGAAACAAAGATTCACTCTCACCTTTCAGAGAGCCTAGAGAAGATGAGCTTGCATATTGGCAAGATATGACAGATGAATTTGTAGGACAATTTACTAATGTAGTTGAACAGTCTAGAGGAGATAAAATAAAAGGAAACAGAGAAGATATATTTGACGGCAGAGTATTCAGCGGAAAAAAAGCATTGGAAGTAGGACTTATAGATTCTATAGGAACTTTGAATGATGCTGTAAAAGATGCTGCTGAAATGGGAGGTATAGAAGACGAAGAGCCTTATATAATAAAGAAACCTAAAGAAAAAAATGATGTATTTAATTTATTATTTGCAAATATTTCAGAAAGTATTAAGCCTAAATCAAGCCTGCCTTTCCCTTATGATGAAATAATGAGTACAAAATATATAGGAGTGCCTATGTATATTTATATTCCTAATTATAATGGAGTAAATTAA
- a CDS encoding LptF/LptG family permease, which produces MKKINKYIILETIGPFLAGILFFTFIFVIQLLPELIRLIFNNGAPLFMSLEVFVYMLPFNIAITIPMSILMASIIGYGRLSSDNEIIVMRALGFPHMRIYMPIIILGVFTFIFSLFFNNVIMSESNYRYRALISYMVNIKPSIAVGKLEFSDIPDMGLSIGSKYADDTSMSNVVIYDRSDTKRVITAKYGLWKNNEANAQVVTLTLYDGVVQEMPGYGFISNDYTVFDSMDINIVRNVSTLSSHERGLREMPAWKIMEKINQTKIDADKSVNEQINGMIVNAYNNIDTNAVSITSFSNEYIQTNSAELTSLREKAMEEAVPYFYYVEFHKFISIPAACLFMVLIGAPLGIVGKRSGKGFGFGLSVIVVVIYYLLITAAELIAGGKKVSPLIAMWFPNIVLAAMGSFLMIRSFFSRGK; this is translated from the coding sequence ATGAAAAAAATTAATAAATATATTATACTTGAAACTATAGGTCCTTTTCTAGCAGGAATTTTATTTTTTACATTTATATTTGTAATTCAGCTTTTACCGGAATTAATAAGACTTATTTTTAATAATGGTGCTCCTTTGTTTATGTCTTTGGAAGTATTTGTATATATGCTTCCTTTCAATATTGCTATAACAATACCTATGTCTATACTTATGGCAAGCATAATAGGATATGGAAGACTTTCTTCAGATAATGAAATAATAGTAATGCGTGCTCTAGGATTTCCTCATATGAGGATATATATGCCTATTATAATATTGGGAGTTTTTACATTTATTTTCTCATTATTTTTTAACAATGTAATTATGTCTGAATCAAATTACAGATATAGAGCTTTAATATCATATATGGTAAATATTAAACCTTCTATTGCTGTTGGAAAATTGGAGTTTTCTGATATTCCGGATATGGGACTTTCAATAGGATCTAAATATGCTGATGATACAAGTATGTCAAATGTTGTAATATATGACAGATCCGATACCAAAAGAGTTATAACTGCAAAATACGGACTTTGGAAAAATAATGAAGCTAATGCTCAAGTAGTAACTTTAACTTTATATGACGGTGTAGTACAAGAAATGCCAGGATATGGTTTTATATCAAATGATTATACAGTGTTTGATTCTATGGATATAAATATTGTAAGAAATGTCAGCACATTAAGCTCTCATGAAAGAGGACTTAGAGAAATGCCTGCTTGGAAAATAATGGAAAAAATTAATCAAACAAAAATAGATGCTGATAAATCTGTGAATGAACAAATAAATGGAATGATAGTAAATGCCTACAATAATATAGATACTAATGCTGTAAGTATAACTTCATTTTCAAATGAATATATACAAACCAATTCAGCAGAATTAACATCTTTAAGAGAAAAAGCAATGGAGGAAGCAGTACCATATTTCTATTATGTAGAATTTCATAAGTTTATTTCAATACCTGCTGCATGTTTATTTATGGTTTTAATAGGTGCTCCTTTAGGTATAGTAGGAAAAAGAAGCGGTAAAGGATTCGGATTTGGATTATCTGTAATAGTAGTTGTTATATATTATTTGCTTATTACAGCTGCAGAATTAATAGCCGGAGGTAAAAAAGTATCCCCTCTTATTGCTATGTGGTTTCCAAATATAGTTCTAGCCGCGATGGGAAGTTTTCTTATGATAAGATCTTTCTTCAGCAGAGGAAAATAA